Genomic window (Spiroplasma sabaudiense Ar-1343):
TTATTTACTATTTCTAATAAGTGTACCACTTATTTGTGTTAGTTTGGAGCCTTTAAGGCATAAATATCAAAGTATTAGTAAGCAATAGAGTTTGTTTTTGATATAATAATCAAAAGAGGTAAAATATGAGTTTAAAATACAAGAGAGTTCTGCTAAAAATTAGTGGTGAAGCACTAAAGGGTCAAGATATTTATGACCAAGAAAAAGTACAAGATGTAGCAAGACAAATTATTACTTTGGTTCGCGAAGGACTACAAATTGGAGTAGTAGTTGGAGGCGGAAATATTTGAAGGGGTAATTTATCAAGTAATTTAGGAATGGATCGTATAAACGGAGATTATATGGGAATGATGGCCACAATCATGAATGGTTTGGCGTTAGAAGCTACAATCAAAAGTCTTGGTTATGAAAAAGTTAGAGTTTATTCGGCACTGGAAATCAAGACCGTCACAACCCCTTATAATTATCGTGAAGCTCGCGACAAATTAAACAATGGCTATATTTTAATATTTACTGGTGGAACAGGATTTAGTTACTTTACAACAGATACTGGAGCTAGCATTAGAGCAATTGAAATCAAAGCCGATGCCCTGTTAATGGCTAAAAATGGTGTAAAAGGGGTTTATGATGATGACCCAAGAACTAATCCAAAAGCCAATTTTTTAAAAACACTAACTCATCGAGAAGTTGCTGAAAAAAAACTTCGAGTTATGGATTTAACTTCAGCAACTCTATCAGCTGATGCAAAACTAAAAATAGAAGTATTTGATATGAATGGTGAAAACAATATCATCAAAATGGCACATGGGGATTTAGACTCAACAACCATTCAATAAAAGGAGAAAAACAATGAACCAAATTATTTTAGAAAACACTAAAGAAGCAATGACAAAAATTGTTGATGCTTACAATGAATATATCAAAAAAATTCGCACAGGTAGAGCCAATGCATCGATGTTATCATCGGTAATGGTTGATTCATATGGGACCCCAACCCCAATTAACCAAACTGCCCAAATTTCAGCCCCTGAACCACAGCAATTAGTGATAAAGCCATTTGATCGCTCACAAATTAGCAATATTGTTGCTGGTATTAATAAGGCTAACCTTGGGTTGAACCCATTAAGCGAAGCTGATTTAATTAGAATTAATATTCCAGCTTTAACCGAAGAGATTCGCAAGGATTTAGTTAAAAAACTAAAATCTGAATTGGAAGCTTTCAAAATTAGAGTCCGCAATGAGCGTCGCGATGCAATGGATAAGGCAAAAAAGTCAAAAGAAATTTCAGAAGATTTAGTTAAAGACTTGGAAACTAAAATTCAAAAATTGACTGATGAGACAATCACTAAATTAGATAATGCTACCAAAATCAAAGAAGAAGATATAATGAAAATTTAAAATTTCAATAAACTAAACCATTTTTAAATAAAATGGTTTTTTTATACAAAACTTACAAAAACTTGTTGAGTTAATATATACTTAATTATAAAGGGTGAAATATAATGGAATTTAAAATTGGAATGGTAGTAATTTATCGGAATGAAAATTATGTCTTGCTTGAACGCAAGGTAATAGATTCTGATATTGGTAAAAGTGAAATTTTTTTTGAAATCAAAAATTTAATTAATCAAAAGACTTTATTAGTCAATAGTTCAGAATTACAAGAAATAAGTATTGATAAGTCACGTCGCCAAGCCCAACAAATTGATAACATTTCTTCACAACCAAAACCACCCCTTACAGATAACCCAAATCTTAATAGACCAGCAATTATTGATGAAACAATTGCTAACTTAAAAGTTGTTGCTGAGTTACCAACGACTGAATTTATTCCCAAACGGCTACAACCAGATAAAACAAAAGTAGATTTTTCAGCCGAAGAAGATGAGACTTTGATTGGATTAAATCAAAAAACCGCTACAATTACCTTCAACAAAGAAACAAATAAAGTCATTAGACCTATAGATATCTCTTTGGATGTAACACAAGAAGATGAAGAAATTTTGGAGGGAGAAAAATCTAGATTTATCGCTGATTTGAATTCAGACTTAAATAATACTCGTACAATATCACCAAATCTCCTAGTAGACAAAAAACTCAACTTAGAAATCAAGAGAGAAGACATTTCAGAAATAACAGATGCAGCCTTTTATGCGAAGAGCTTTGATAACCCAAATCCATCTGGAACGAATCTAAATTCTCAAACTCCAAGTAAAAACGCCTATAAAATTAATTTTTCTGAAGAAACTAAATCGGTTTTTAATCAAACATCAGATTCAGGGGCTGAAATTTTAAAACGTTCTAAAGTTTATCGCTCTTTTAAAAAAATGACTGTTGGCTTAATAGTAAATTTTTCAATATTACTTGGACTATTAATTTTTTCAATATTACTTAGATTACTAAACTTTGTTTTTAATGCCCCATT
Coding sequences:
- the frr gene encoding ribosome recycling factor; protein product: MNQIILENTKEAMTKIVDAYNEYIKKIRTGRANASMLSSVMVDSYGTPTPINQTAQISAPEPQQLVIKPFDRSQISNIVAGINKANLGLNPLSEADLIRINIPALTEEIRKDLVKKLKSELEAFKIRVRNERRDAMDKAKKSKEISEDLVKDLETKIQKLTDETITKLDNATKIKEEDIMKI
- the pyrH gene encoding UMP kinase — protein: MSLKYKRVLLKISGEALKGQDIYDQEKVQDVARQIITLVREGLQIGVVVGGGNIWRGNLSSNLGMDRINGDYMGMMATIMNGLALEATIKSLGYEKVRVYSALEIKTVTTPYNYREARDKLNNGYILIFTGGTGFSYFTTDTGASIRAIEIKADALLMAKNGVKGVYDDDPRTNPKANFLKTLTHREVAEKKLRVMDLTSATLSADAKLKIEVFDMNGENNIIKMAHGDLDSTTIQ